CGTCTCCAGCGCCATGATGGAGGACAAGGCCGCGAACATCTGCGGCACCGGGGCCGAGCTGTGTTCCGGCGGCGACGCCAGCTGCCTGATGCACATTGGCGGGGGGCTTTCCCGGCAGGGCAGCGCCGTGGGCACGCTCCATTTCGCCGAAATCCTGGCCAGCACGCTCGACAACCCGGTCACCGTGGCCGGCGACGTCCAACTGGCGGGGGGCCGGCGATGAGCGGGACGTTCCTCGGCATGCCCGCCCTGCCCGTGTACGGGCACGGCAACCTCAACGCCACGGAGCCGTTCCCGAAGGCCGCGCACCGCGAACTCGGCAACGCCCAGCTGCGCGCCAACCTGGGCCACGCCACGCGCACCATCCGCGACAAGCGCCTGCACGTGGTCTCCGAGCTGCCCGACTGGGAGGACATGCGGGACGCCGGCAGCGCCATCAAGAATGCCACGATGGCGAACCTGCCTGCCCTGCTGGAGCAGTTCGAGGCGAACTTCACCGCCCGCGGCGGCATCATCCACTGGGCCCGCGACGCCCAGGAAGCCAACCAGGTGGTCACCGAGCTGATTCAGGCCACCGGTGAGACCGAGGTCGTCAAGGTCAAGTCCATGGCCACTCAGGAAATCGGCCTCAACGAGTACCTTCAAGAGCAGGGCATCGCCGCCTTTGAGACGGACCTCGCCGAGCTCATCGTCCAGCTGGACCGCGACTTGCCCAGCCACATCCTGGTCCCCGCCATCCACAAGAACCGCAGCCAGATCCGCGAGATCTTCCTGCGCGAAATGGAGGACGTGGACCCGGAGCTGACCAACGAGCCCGCCCGCCTGGCCGAGGCCGCCCGCCGCCACCTGCGCCGGAAGTTCCTCACCGCCAAGGTGGCCGTCTCCGGCGCCAACTTCGGCCTGGCCGACACCGGCACGCTGGCAGTGGTGGAATCCGAGGGCAACGGGCGCATGTGCCTGACGCTGCCGGAAACCCTCATCACCGTCATGGGCATTGAAAAGCTGCTGCCGTCCTGGCGCGACCTGGAAGTGTTTATGCAGCTGCTGCCGCGCTCCTCCACGGGAGAGCGGATGAACCCGTACACCTCGCTGTGGACGGGCACCACCCCGGGTGACGGACCCCAAAACGTGCACCTGGTCCTGCTGGACAACGGCCGCACCGCCGCGCTCGCCGACGAGCTGGGCCGCACCGCGCTGAACTGCATCCGCTGCTCCGCCTGCATGAACGTGTGCCCCGTCTATGAGCGCACCGGCGGCCACGCCTACGGATCCACGTATCCCGGGCCCATCGGCGCCATCCTGTCGCCGCTGATGACGGGCA
This genomic stretch from Arthrobacter dokdonellae harbors:
- a CDS encoding lactate utilization protein B: MSGTFLGMPALPVYGHGNLNATEPFPKAAHRELGNAQLRANLGHATRTIRDKRLHVVSELPDWEDMRDAGSAIKNATMANLPALLEQFEANFTARGGIIHWARDAQEANQVVTELIQATGETEVVKVKSMATQEIGLNEYLQEQGIAAFETDLAELIVQLDRDLPSHILVPAIHKNRSQIREIFLREMEDVDPELTNEPARLAEAARRHLRRKFLTAKVAVSGANFGLADTGTLAVVESEGNGRMCLTLPETLITVMGIEKLLPSWRDLEVFMQLLPRSSTGERMNPYTSLWTGTTPGDGPQNVHLVLLDNGRTAALADELGRTALNCIRCSACMNVCPVYERTGGHAYGSTYPGPIGAILSPLMTGIKSEENNSLPYASSLCGACFDACPVKINIPEILVHLRGVDVDSQRSKVKVPSQMDLMMKGAEWAFSDGAHLNLLEKGLPVGRLAAGRDKVIKKLPGLAGKWTQSRDIPAPPGQSFRQWWAKEHGAADGVEPSVGDQQSEGKQSEGEQA